The window attCTAATCGcgtttaaactttcaattttgtatttaataaacttttgaTATACTCGaggcgttttttttttaaaaaaaaaaaattaacagacgaattaaaattttttttatttaataataaaatttataattataattattttatgggttaaaattattatttatttattttgaattaattaattttaattccgTGTAGAGCAATAAGGCCCACAAAGGCAGTGTGACGAAGAAAGGTTGTCTGGAAGTGAGTAACAAGATACGAAATATAAGAGagaagggaagagagagaaagatgtTCAGGCTGCCCTCACGCACCATACGGTGTCGTTTTGTGGCTGTGGATTGGGTCCACCGACCTGTACCCCCccccctctttctctctcctcctttctctctcctcaatTAATTTCCAGTTTGTACTTTTATTCATGGCAGCCTAAATTTTAGAGTTAAAATCTGAATCACTAAGGGAATAAAAATCAGAaccctaaaataataataataattcctttatttatttatttatttatttatttatttttatttatttatttatttaaaatttgtatatgTGCTTGTGTGTGTGCATGACACCAAATGAAAACATCACTTACTTACTTACTCCAAAccatatttttccattttaataaattcacaaaattgtttagagagagaaagtttagatagagagagagagagagagaggaagagagagagaaactaaAAAGGGCATCTAATGTGTTCATAGATGAAGTTGATTCCTCtatctttctcttcttcttcatcttcttcttccatttccatcTCCAAATCCAAACCCTTTTGCTTATGAAAACCCTATTTTGATTCTTATTATTCTCCAAATCAAACCCTTTTAACCCTTTTTCATGGcggcttcttcttcatccGTTCCACTTTTCGGATCTCGGGATGAAGCCCAGATGAGACAACAacagcagcaacagcaacaacagcagcaacaacaacaacagcaatCTAATTCTTCGGGTGTGGCGCCAccgaagaaaaagaggaacCAACCAGGAACACCGAGTAAGtgtctaaaattttattgattacCCAGAGATTAAATTGGAGCGAGAGCGcttatggttttgcttttggttttttttgttttagatcCAGATGCGGAGGTGATTGCTTTGAGTCCAAAGACACTAATGGCAACCAATAGATTCATATGTGAAGTATGCAACAAAGGGTTTCAAAGAGAGCAAAATCTACAACTTCATAGAAGAGGACACAATTTGCCTTGGAAGTTAAAGCAAAAAAGCAATAAAGAGCCAAAAAGGAAGGTGTATTTATGCCCAGAACCCACATGCGTCCATCACGACCCATCAAGAGCTCTTGGTGACTTAACAGGTATCAAAAAACATTACTCCAGAAAGCATGgggagaagaaatggaagtgCGATAAGTGCTCTAAACGCTATGCCGTTCAGTCTGATTGGAAGGCCCATTCCAAGACCTGTGGTACTCGCGAGTATCGCTGCGATTGTGGCACTCTTTTCTCCaggttcttcattttttctttttttttttctttttttttttttcaaaaatttctctctctcaagaaCAGAGACCACGTTGATTTCAggaatttcatgtttttttgtttcttgtttccatgtgttttttttttattaaattaaattaaattattattcccttttcttctctctctttttttttttttttaaaaaaaaaaaatctttgttcTTTCTCCCTTTTTGCATTTATTGGACACTCAGTTCttcaaattccatttttttaatgcaattatAGGAAgtaattcttcaaattcttgtgttttttttcaattatttcatgTGTGTTCTTATCAATCCGTGAACCCTTTTAAATGGACCCAcgaaattttcaacttttcatCCAATCTTATAAAACGACACGAATTTCTTTCTACTTGCTAAATTTCGTGTTTTGATTTGGATTATACgctaaattttgtgttttggtTTGATTGTTCGTTGCAGACGGGATAGTTTTATTACACATAGAGCGTTTTGTGATGCATTGGCACAAGAAAGTGCAAGACATCCTACAAATTTAGGGTCAGCAATGGGAGGCCATTTATATGGAGGTAATAGCAATGTGGGGTTGACATTATCACAAGTTCCTCAAATGTCATCTCTTCAAGATATTCCCAATATAACCCAATCGGACGTCCTCCGTCTTGGCGGTGGAGGACGAACCGGGCAGTtcaatcatcttcttcctccgtCTATCGGTTCGTCGTTTCGACCACCACCGCAACAGGCAATGCCGTCTTCGGCTGCGGCTGCGGCGTTCTTCTTGAATGATCAAACTAGCCAGAATAGCTTCCATGAGGATCATGGAAGTCAATCTCAACAAGGGTTGTTTGGAAACAAGGCGTTTCATGGATTAATGCAATTTTCTGATATGCAAAGTCATACGAGTAATAGTAACAACCCTTCCTCAAATCTCTTCAATTTGGGGTTCATTTCGAACCCGACGGGTGATAGTACGACGAAtatgaacaacaacaacaacaccaACAGTAATAATACGAGTAAtagcaacaacaacagcaacagcaacaacaacaatctTCAATCGTCTTTGCTTAATCAATTCAATGGCACGAACAATGGCAACAATGAAGGTGGTGGTGCATCAAACATTTTCTCAATGATGGGTGATCAAATGAATTCAGGTGCAGTCCCGTCTCTCTATAGCAACACGACGGGAGTCGGTGGTAGCGGTACGAGCGGAGCAATTCCACACATGTCAGCAACGgcgcttctccaaaaggcagCTCAATTAGGCTCAACAACGTCAAGTAGCAACACAACAGCGACATTGCTAAGATCATTTGGAAGCTCGTCAACTTCAGGTGGGAAAGCATCCGATAGGACGCTTTTCCCACCGAGCTACGGCGGAGTATTCGGTGAAAATGAGAGCAATCTTCAAGATCTAATGAACTCATTCACCACCGGAAACTCAACCGGTGGGCTCTTCGGTGGCGGGATGAGCTCATTCGGTACATTCGACGGCGGAAACAATAGACCAAACAACATGGAAACATTGGAAGATCCGAAATTACAACAGAATCTAAGCTCAGTTAGCATGGGAGGAACAGATAGATTAACAAGAGACTTCCTAGGCGTTGGACAAATTGTAAGAAGTATGAGtagcggaggaggaggaggaggaggaggaggcggcggtggcggcggttATTCGCAACGAGAACATAAACAACCGCCGCAAGGGATCGTTATGGAGGGAAATGAGAGCAATTCAGCTGCATCAAGCCAAGCATTTGGTGGTGGAGGAAATGGAAACTAccagtgaagaagaagaagaagaagaagaacaaagtacAGACAGAAACAGGTACgtacatgaaaataaaaaatttaaattattaattattatttttatttaactgCAAAAGTAACGTGGAGGGCTTTGGTAATtgtgtcatttttttaaaataaaaaaaaaattactaatttacTGTTACTGCCTTGCAGTCGTggggatttggatttggatttattttattatttttattatatttaattaaaataaataaaataaaataaaataaaaagggtttTTATTCCGTCTGGCACGTTATGTTGCATGAAGACAGTGAAGAGCATGCAGtacatttagggttttttgtttcattcgTTGTCGTTTTTGTTCTCTTTATGTCGTTACGTCTTTATACTGCACAACACACAGAGAGTCACGAGTTCCATTTCTTCCATTCTTTCatactttattataaaaaaaatatatgcatTAAAAccttataatataattatattttgttactttatcatatattataattaatatgcTTATAATATGCTTATAATATGCTTATCAGATATTATAAATGCAACAAATCTCTCCAAGCTACCAAGCTGCTTAAGTTCAGTGATCTCCACAAATATCaggtagttttttttttttttttttttttttttttttttttttttttttttNttttttttttttttttttttgataatgaATTTTTGGTCAATTTAGCTAGGCTAGGCTAAAATCTCCTCTCGTTATATAGCTTCATAGACATTTGCGAACTCGATCGGTTTCTTTTAGTTGAatgtagaaaagaaaaattcgaGTGTTCGTTCATTGGTTGTTTATGTTGAATTATGGTGGTGTTAATtttgttatgatatgtttagGGAAGGAGGGTTTGGATTTCGATTTTGAAGCATGCCTGTATTATGAGTTGAGGTGGAGATCTAAGTTTAAATTTGGTgatatatttgtttgttctttcttatgtttgttaattattgttgtttttgttatgaAGATAAGGGAATTTTGATGTTTGAATGATAATTATATGTTTAGAGGTTAATAGGTTGTGGGTATGTCATAtgtatgtttaaattaatcgACGAGAATGTTTTGAAACGTAggttttgaaattcttttattaGGATTCAGAATCTTGATTCAACACTTAATAGTCTCAATGTTCCTGTGCATCCCCTATGACCTTGTCATAATAGATTAGAATTGTGTAATGTAGTAAAGAAGTACCATAGaaaactgtaacgacccatatCCACGATTCAAATTTAGGATTTGGAATCTGGATTTAATGTCTAATAGGTTAACACTCCCCTGCATCCTTGACATGGTTGGAGGGGATtagaattttgttatttagtAAAGAAGCACTCAAGAAAGATATATCGATCCATCCCCATGATTCGGAATCTTGATTCGATACGTAATAGTCTCGACATGCTCCTGCATCCCCTGTGATATGATCACAGGGTATTAGAATGCTGTAATTTAGTACAGTACTCAAGAAAACTGTAACGACCATGCCCACAATTTAGATTAGGATTCAGAGTCTAGATTTCATATCTAATAGCTTCAATATTCACCTGCATCCCTCGCGACATGGTCACAGGGGATtagaattttgtaatttagtaAAGAAGCATCTAAAAAGCTATAACGACCCATAACCATGATTCAGAATCTTGATTTAATACTTAATAGCTTCGACATTCTCCTGCATCCCCTACGATATGATGATAAGGAATTAGGattcaataatttatcaaAGAAGTATCCAAGaaaactgtaacgacccatacCCACGATTCAGATTAGGATTCGGTGTCTAGATTTAATATCTAATAGCTTCAATATTCCCCTCGCGACATAGTCAAAGGGGATtagaattttgtaatttagtaAAGAAGCACCCAAGAAAGCTGTAACGACCCATACCCACGATTCAGAATCTTTATTTAATACTTAATAGCCTCGGCATACTCTTGCATCCTTGCGACATGAACACAGAAGATTAGAATTCTGTAATTTAGTAAATAAGTACTTCTGaaaactgtaacgacccatacCCACGATTCATATTAGGATTCAGAATCTTGATTTAATACCTAATAGTTTCAGCATTTCCCAACATCTCCTACGATATGATCACGTTACCTACGTCTCACTTCTTAACATTGAAGACTATTCCCACATACCAACATGAACTATTCCGAGATATTTTATCATCACTCA is drawn from Cucurbita pepo subsp. pepo cultivar mu-cu-16 chromosome LG09, ASM280686v2, whole genome shotgun sequence and contains these coding sequences:
- the LOC111801929 gene encoding protein indeterminate-domain 5, chloroplastic-like translates to MAASSSSVPLFGSRDEAQMRQQQQQQQQQQQQQQQQSNSSGVAPPKKKRNQPGTPNPDAEVIALSPKTLMATNRFICEVCNKGFQREQNLQLHRRGHNLPWKLKQKSNKEPKRKVYLCPEPTCVHHDPSRALGDLTGIKKHYSRKHGEKKWKCDKCSKRYAVQSDWKAHSKTCGTREYRCDCGTLFSRRDSFITHRAFCDALAQESARHPTNLGSAMGGHLYGGNSNVGLTLSQVPQMSSLQDIPNITQSDVLRLGGGGRTGQFNHLLPPSIGSSFRPPPQQAMPSSAAAAAFFLNDQTSQNSFHEDHGSQSQQGLFGNKAFHGLMQFSDMQSHTSNSNNPSSNLFNLGFISNPTGDSTTNMNNNNNTNSNNTSNSNNNSNSNNNNLQSSLLNQFNGTNNGNNEGGGASNIFSMMGDQMNSGAVPSLYSNTTGVGGSGTSGAIPHMSATALLQKAAQLGSTTSSSNTTATLLRSFGSSSTSGGKASDRTLFPPSYGGVFGENESNLQDLMNSFTTGNSTGGLFGGGMSSFGTFDGGNNRPNNMETLEDPKLQQNLSSVSMGGTDRLTRDFLGVGQIVRSMSSGGGGGGGGGGGGGGYSQREHKQPPQGIVMEGNESNSAASSQAFGGGGNGNYQ